In a genomic window of Streptomyces puniciscabiei:
- a CDS encoding glycoside hydrolase family 16 protein, with protein sequence MSDSSGTPRTRRPLRRAFAAAVATLGLAAAIATAATAPAGATAPTPPSGWSQVFLDDFNGAAGSGVNTANWQYDTGTSYPGGAANWGTGEVETMTSSTNNVALDGNGDLLITPRRDASGNWTSGRIETTRTDFQPPAGGKLRVEARIQMPNVTGDAAAGYWPAFWMLGAPYRGNYQNWPSVGELDVMENVQGLNKTWATMHCGTNPGGPCNETTGLGNSTACPNTTCQSGFHTYTMEWDRSVSPEAIGFYVDGVNYQTVTANQMDATTWANATNHGFFVILNVAMGGGFPAAFGGGPTGATDPGHPMVVDYVQVLQSSGSGGTTPPPSGNRDAYSPVQAESYDSQSGVSTETTSDTGGGQDIGWIANGDWALYKGVNFGSAPATQFYARVASGAASGVSGLVEVRLDSRSSPPIGSFAVGNTGGWQSWRTIPANIGSVTGTHDVYLTFSSGQPADFVNVNWFDFGH encoded by the coding sequence ATGAGCGATTCCTCCGGCACACCCAGAACCCGCCGCCCCCTGCGCCGCGCGTTCGCCGCCGCCGTCGCCACGCTCGGCCTGGCGGCGGCGATCGCCACGGCCGCCACCGCGCCCGCCGGCGCCACCGCTCCCACGCCCCCGTCCGGCTGGAGCCAGGTCTTCCTGGACGACTTCAACGGCGCGGCGGGCTCCGGCGTCAACACCGCCAACTGGCAGTACGACACCGGTACTTCGTACCCGGGCGGTGCCGCGAACTGGGGCACCGGCGAGGTCGAGACGATGACCTCCAGCACGAACAACGTGGCACTCGACGGCAACGGCGACCTGCTCATCACCCCGCGCCGCGACGCCTCCGGCAACTGGACCTCCGGCCGGATCGAGACCACCCGGACGGACTTCCAGCCCCCGGCCGGCGGCAAGCTGCGCGTGGAGGCCCGCATCCAGATGCCCAACGTGACCGGGGACGCGGCCGCCGGCTACTGGCCCGCCTTCTGGATGCTGGGCGCGCCCTACCGCGGCAACTACCAGAACTGGCCGAGCGTCGGCGAACTGGACGTCATGGAGAACGTCCAGGGCCTGAACAAGACCTGGGCCACCATGCACTGCGGCACCAACCCGGGCGGCCCGTGCAACGAGACGACGGGCCTCGGCAACTCGACGGCGTGCCCGAACACCACCTGCCAGTCGGGCTTCCACACCTACACCATGGAGTGGGACCGCTCGGTGAGCCCGGAGGCGATCGGGTTCTACGTCGACGGCGTCAACTACCAGACGGTCACGGCGAACCAGATGGACGCGACCACCTGGGCCAACGCCACGAACCACGGCTTCTTCGTCATCCTGAACGTGGCGATGGGGGGCGGCTTCCCCGCGGCCTTCGGCGGCGGTCCGACCGGCGCCACGGACCCCGGCCACCCGATGGTCGTCGACTACGTGCAGGTCCTGCAGTCCTCGGGCAGCGGCGGCACCACTCCCCCGCCGTCCGGCAACCGCGACGCCTACAGCCCCGTCCAGGCGGAGTCCTACGACAGCCAGTCGGGCGTCAGCACCGAGACCACGAGCGACACCGGTGGCGGCCAGGACATCGGCTGGATCGCGAACGGCGACTGGGCGCTGTACAAGGGCGTGAACTTCGGCTCGGCACCGGCCACCCAGTTCTACGCCCGGGTGGCGAGCGGTGCCGCGTCCGGGGTGAGCGGTCTGGTGGAGGTGCGCCTGGACAGCCGGTCCAGCCCACCCATCGGCAGCTTCGCCGTCGGCAACACCGGGGGCTGGCAGTCCTGGCGGACGATCCCGGCCAACATCGGCTCGGTCACCGGAACGCACGACGTCTACCTGACCTTCAGCAGCGGCCAGCCTGCCGACTTCGTGAACGTCAACTGGTTCGACTTCGGCCACTGA
- a CDS encoding helix-turn-helix domain-containing protein: protein MADRTPQSEESGAGGEGIRTFPFPTELAVGGVGMQIGPMGTDHTWHADAPLHRVHRIDFHVVMLFTDGPVRHMIDFAEYEAGAGDLLWIRPGQVHRFSREAVYRGTVLTMQPGFLPRATVEATGLYRYDLPPLLHPDPDRLAALQACLDQLRREYEDTATLPLSLHTAVLRHTLTACLLRLAHLAASSAEAGRPPADSTFTRFRDAVEQGFATNHSVSAYADALGYSRRTLVRAVRAATGETPKGFIDKRVVLEAKRLLAHTDLPIGRVGAAVGFPDAANFTKFFHLHTGHTPVAFRAELR, encoded by the coding sequence ATGGCTGATAGAACGCCCCAAAGTGAGGAGTCGGGTGCGGGCGGTGAGGGCATCAGGACCTTCCCCTTCCCGACCGAGCTGGCCGTCGGCGGCGTCGGCATGCAGATCGGCCCCATGGGGACCGACCACACCTGGCACGCCGACGCCCCCCTGCACCGCGTCCACCGCATCGACTTCCACGTGGTCATGCTGTTCACCGACGGACCCGTACGGCACATGATCGACTTCGCCGAGTACGAGGCCGGCGCCGGCGACCTGCTGTGGATCCGCCCCGGACAGGTCCACCGCTTCTCCCGCGAGGCCGTGTACCGCGGAACCGTCCTGACCATGCAGCCCGGCTTCCTGCCGCGCGCCACCGTCGAGGCCACCGGCCTGTACCGCTACGACCTGCCGCCCCTGCTGCACCCCGACCCGGACCGGCTCGCCGCGCTCCAGGCCTGTCTCGACCAGCTGCGGCGCGAGTACGAGGACACCGCCACGCTCCCGCTCAGCCTGCACACCGCCGTCCTGAGGCACACCCTCACCGCGTGCCTGCTGCGCCTCGCGCACCTCGCGGCCAGCTCCGCCGAGGCGGGCCGGCCGCCGGCGGACAGCACCTTCACCCGCTTCCGGGACGCCGTCGAGCAGGGCTTCGCCACCAATCACAGCGTCAGCGCCTACGCCGACGCCCTCGGCTACTCCCGCCGCACCCTCGTGCGCGCCGTCCGCGCCGCCACCGGCGAGACCCCCAAGGGCTTCATCGACAAACGCGTCGTCCTGGAGGCCAAGCGCCTCCTCGCCCACACCGATCTGCCGATCGGCCGCGTCGGGGCGGCCGTGGGCTTCCCCGACGCGGCGAACTTCACCAAGTTCTTCCATCTGCACACCGGACACACTCCGGTGGCGTTCCGGGCGGAACTGCGGTAG
- a CDS encoding nuclear transport factor 2 family protein: MNGSPASVVEAAFRHYRSQDREAALPLYADDFTFTSPQDDRIDKAAFFERCFPTADRFAEQRVLHLVAVDEEVVFVQYEYELAGGDRYRNMEAITVRDGLIREVQVFFGGRA, translated from the coding sequence ATGAACGGATCCCCGGCGAGCGTCGTCGAGGCGGCGTTCCGCCACTACCGCTCACAGGACCGCGAGGCGGCCCTCCCGCTGTACGCCGACGACTTCACCTTCACCAGCCCGCAGGACGACCGCATCGACAAGGCGGCGTTCTTCGAGCGCTGCTTTCCCACCGCGGACCGGTTCGCCGAGCAGCGTGTGCTGCACCTCGTCGCCGTGGACGAGGAGGTGGTGTTCGTCCAGTACGAGTACGAACTCGCCGGAGGCGACCGGTACCGCAACATGGAGGCGATCACCGTCCGCGACGGGCTCATCCGGGAGGTACAGGTCTTCTTCGGCGGGAGGGCGTGA
- a CDS encoding LamG-like jellyroll fold domain-containing protein — protein MCTSHDHSRGEAPQAGAGRRGFLRATALLGAAATAGVALPAVADAAGSSRRPDTESRRFTLAVMPDTQYLFDGPSIHPAPLEASLRYLLEHGRDDNIVFLTHLGDLTQNGAEDEFAAIGEAFGILDRRSVGYSVLAGNHDVRSSTDDQRGPTPYLDTFGPHRFRGKPTFAGASPDGYHTCHLFRAGGREWMVLALDWRLSARGYAWAKDVLARHPRTPVVLTTHELVVGDEQLSAYGQQLWDQLIEDHDQIFLTLNGHYWPAGRAVRKNAAGNEVHLHLTNYQNRYFGGAAMIRLYHFDLDRNVIDVETVSPWILGRAGKGLGELERQEIELSGDADRFSVEIDFAARFSGFDPVPSRPARPASTMLIPGTVAYWRFESPVSGTVRDLSGRGNDLTVVAVGGGTLGWSADHHPDQPGHGSLEFRGHKAPLSGAYLRTVDSAPLNSATFENGYTIEAFYRLPADWDPDHNAWSGIVGRTGTGGAAGKTADDPDEPLATLSLSNDREPQWAMRPLNQEGIATNWGQETPLETWWHLAVVNDGRHTTLYVESCPVVRNPGAAAVGITSVGLPWLLGGYEYAGKIDQILHGRLGDVRIVSRALPVTSFMTH, from the coding sequence GTGTGTACTTCGCATGACCACAGCCGGGGCGAGGCCCCACAGGCCGGTGCCGGCAGACGCGGTTTCCTCAGGGCCACCGCACTGCTCGGCGCCGCCGCCACCGCCGGGGTGGCGCTGCCGGCCGTCGCCGATGCGGCCGGGAGCAGCCGGCGGCCCGACACGGAGAGCCGTCGCTTCACGCTCGCGGTGATGCCCGACACCCAGTACCTGTTCGACGGACCGAGCATCCACCCGGCGCCGCTCGAAGCGTCGCTCCGCTATCTCCTGGAGCACGGCAGGGACGACAACATCGTCTTCCTGACCCACCTCGGCGACCTCACCCAGAACGGCGCCGAGGACGAGTTCGCCGCGATCGGCGAGGCCTTCGGGATCCTCGACCGTCGCAGCGTCGGCTACAGCGTGCTGGCCGGCAACCACGACGTCAGGTCGTCGACGGACGACCAGCGCGGCCCGACGCCGTACCTGGACACCTTCGGGCCGCACCGCTTCCGGGGCAAGCCGACGTTCGCGGGCGCCTCGCCGGACGGCTACCACACCTGTCACCTGTTCCGGGCGGGTGGCCGTGAGTGGATGGTGCTCGCGCTGGACTGGCGGCTGTCGGCGCGGGGGTACGCCTGGGCGAAGGACGTGCTCGCCCGGCACCCGAGGACGCCGGTCGTGCTCACCACGCACGAACTGGTCGTCGGGGACGAGCAGTTGTCGGCGTACGGGCAGCAGCTGTGGGACCAGTTGATCGAGGACCACGACCAGATCTTCCTCACTCTGAACGGCCACTACTGGCCCGCGGGCCGCGCGGTCCGCAAGAACGCGGCCGGCAACGAGGTGCACCTGCACCTCACGAACTACCAGAACCGCTACTTCGGCGGCGCGGCGATGATCCGCCTCTACCACTTCGACCTGGACCGGAACGTCATCGACGTGGAGACGGTCTCGCCGTGGATCCTCGGCCGGGCCGGGAAGGGGCTGGGCGAGCTGGAGCGGCAGGAGATCGAGCTCAGCGGCGACGCGGACCGCTTCTCGGTCGAGATCGACTTCGCCGCCCGTTTCTCCGGCTTCGATCCGGTGCCGTCCCGCCCGGCGCGGCCCGCGTCGACGATGCTGATACCGGGCACGGTGGCCTACTGGCGCTTCGAGTCGCCCGTCTCCGGCACCGTCCGCGACCTCTCCGGCCGTGGCAACGACCTCACCGTGGTCGCGGTGGGCGGCGGCACGCTCGGCTGGTCGGCCGACCACCATCCCGACCAGCCCGGCCACGGCAGCCTGGAGTTCCGGGGCCACAAGGCGCCGCTGAGCGGCGCGTACCTGCGCACCGTCGACTCCGCCCCGCTCAACTCGGCCACGTTCGAGAACGGTTACACGATCGAGGCCTTCTACCGGCTGCCCGCCGACTGGGACCCGGACCACAACGCCTGGTCCGGGATCGTCGGCCGCACCGGCACGGGCGGGGCGGCCGGCAAGACCGCCGACGATCCCGACGAACCGCTCGCCACGCTCTCGCTCTCCAACGACCGCGAGCCCCAGTGGGCGATGCGCCCGCTCAACCAGGAGGGCATCGCCACCAACTGGGGCCAGGAGACGCCCCTGGAGACCTGGTGGCACCTCGCGGTGGTGAACGACGGCAGGCACACGACCCTGTACGTCGAGAGCTGCCCGGTCGTCCGCAACCCGGGGGCCGCCGCGGTCGGCATCACCTCGGTCGGCCTGCCGTGGCTGCTCGGCGGCTACGAGTACGCCGGGAAGATCGACCAGATCCTGCACGGACGGCTCGGCGACGTACGGATCGTCTCCCGGGCGCTTCCCGTCACCTCCTTCATGACCCACTGA
- a CDS encoding glycoside hydrolase family 2 TIM barrel-domain containing protein — MTDPLSALSPWRTPELTSWGRLPMNAVDRRSGALPLDGDWRFQLLPTPDAPVGDAWSSAHVPGAWTLQDTGDPPRYTNVRMPFADFPPGSPAANPTGVYERAVDVPGEWAGRRIVLRVGAAESVLLVYVDGRPVGVSKDSHLAAEFDLTEVVRAGERSVVRLTVMKWSDASHIEDQDQWWHGGITRSVLLYATDPLHLADVTVRAGYNGELRVDCRVRHARGALPGGWYVSGELEGELLLQDGEFDRAAIEDERVSDFLGEARLRTTVPHVRTWNAETPELYDLTVRLHRPDGTVADTSRHRIGFRDVGIAGRDLLVNGERVFIRGVNRHDFHPLTGRTVSYEDMRADLVLLKRFGFNAIRTSHYPGDPALYDLADELGLYVVDEADIESHDHAHEIADDPRYLNAFVDRVSRMVLRDKNHPSVIIWSLGNESDYGANHDAAAGWLRRHDPTRPIQYEGAAKLDWAATDDVSDIACPMYAPIEDCVAHALSGRQTRPLVQCEYSHAMGNSNGTLADHWAAIESTPGLQGGFIWEFWDHGILQRVSDGRPAGRAGAGLYDNGVTAPGHRWAYGGDFGETVHDGAFVADGVVFPDRTPKPALYEHREIAAPVRIECYKHEGIVLGNHQHFRGLDWLAGEWELVLADGRRLTAPAELPDLRPGQTAAVPLPFEVPRDGGEAWLTLRVTVAEEQPWAPRGTEVCVPQVRLRGPAVVADVPAEGHVEVDGEGLLVHPLLTAAPTLSLWRAPTDNDELGGMARRWRTWGLDSLVRKVVSVRQEHGRVTVDAEYAGTVGVVRHRQVCTPVEGGIRIDEEAELPQEFDDVARVGTVFETAGGLDLLEWFGQGPWESYPDRCAGAPVGHHSLPVDALFTPYLRPQESGGRHGVRRFTLSAPDATGLAVELDEPRQVSVTRHRAEDLTAAAHHDELVPRSGCVVHIDAAHRGLGTASCGPDTFPEYRIQAGVHRWSWTLRVL; from the coding sequence TTGACGGATCCCCTCTCCGCCCTCAGCCCCTGGCGGACACCCGAGCTGACCTCGTGGGGCCGCCTGCCCATGAACGCCGTCGACCGGCGCTCCGGCGCACTCCCCCTGGACGGCGACTGGCGCTTCCAGTTGCTGCCCACGCCGGACGCGCCGGTCGGCGATGCGTGGTCCTCGGCGCACGTCCCCGGCGCCTGGACCCTGCAGGACACCGGCGACCCGCCGCGGTACACCAACGTCCGCATGCCGTTCGCCGACTTCCCGCCCGGCTCGCCCGCGGCCAACCCGACGGGCGTGTACGAGCGTGCGGTGGACGTGCCCGGCGAGTGGGCCGGGCGACGGATCGTGCTGCGGGTCGGGGCCGCCGAGAGCGTGCTCCTCGTGTACGTGGACGGGCGGCCCGTCGGCGTCTCCAAGGACTCCCACCTGGCCGCCGAGTTCGATCTGACGGAGGTGGTGCGCGCCGGTGAGCGGTCGGTCGTACGGCTGACCGTCATGAAGTGGTCGGACGCCTCGCACATCGAGGACCAGGACCAGTGGTGGCACGGCGGGATCACCCGCTCGGTGCTGCTGTACGCGACCGACCCGCTGCACCTGGCCGACGTGACCGTGCGGGCCGGGTACAACGGAGAGCTGCGCGTGGACTGCCGGGTGCGTCACGCCCGCGGTGCGCTCCCCGGGGGGTGGTACGTCAGCGGCGAGCTGGAGGGTGAACTCCTGCTCCAGGACGGCGAGTTCGACCGCGCCGCCATCGAGGACGAGCGCGTCTCCGACTTCCTCGGCGAGGCCCGTCTGCGCACCACCGTCCCGCACGTGCGCACCTGGAACGCCGAGACGCCCGAGCTGTACGACCTCACCGTCCGCCTGCACCGCCCGGACGGAACCGTCGCCGACACCTCGCGGCACCGCATCGGCTTCCGCGACGTCGGGATCGCCGGCCGGGACCTGCTCGTCAACGGCGAGCGGGTGTTCATCCGGGGTGTCAACCGGCACGACTTCCACCCGCTGACGGGCCGCACGGTGTCGTACGAGGACATGCGCGCGGACCTGGTCCTGCTCAAACGATTCGGCTTCAACGCGATCCGCACCTCCCACTACCCGGGCGACCCGGCCCTGTACGACCTCGCCGACGAGCTGGGCCTCTACGTCGTCGACGAGGCCGACATCGAGTCCCACGACCACGCCCACGAGATCGCCGACGACCCGCGCTATCTCAACGCCTTCGTGGACCGGGTCTCGCGGATGGTGCTGCGGGACAAGAACCACCCGTCGGTCATCATCTGGTCGCTGGGCAACGAGTCCGACTACGGCGCGAACCACGACGCGGCGGCGGGCTGGCTGCGTCGGCACGACCCGACCCGGCCCATCCAGTACGAGGGGGCCGCCAAGCTCGACTGGGCCGCGACGGACGACGTCTCCGACATCGCCTGTCCGATGTACGCGCCGATCGAGGACTGCGTCGCCCACGCGCTGTCCGGGCGGCAGACCAGACCCCTCGTCCAGTGCGAGTACTCCCACGCGATGGGCAACAGCAACGGCACGCTGGCGGACCATTGGGCGGCCATCGAGTCCACGCCGGGTCTTCAGGGCGGGTTCATCTGGGAGTTCTGGGACCACGGGATTCTGCAACGCGTGAGCGACGGCAGACCCGCCGGGCGCGCGGGCGCCGGGCTGTACGACAACGGTGTCACCGCACCCGGCCACCGCTGGGCCTACGGCGGCGACTTCGGCGAGACGGTCCACGACGGCGCGTTCGTCGCCGACGGCGTCGTCTTCCCCGACCGCACCCCGAAGCCCGCGCTGTACGAGCACCGGGAGATCGCGGCGCCCGTACGCATCGAGTGCTACAAGCACGAGGGCATCGTGCTCGGCAACCACCAGCACTTCCGCGGCCTGGACTGGCTGGCCGGCGAGTGGGAGCTGGTGCTGGCCGACGGCAGGAGGCTGACCGCGCCGGCCGAGCTGCCCGACCTGCGTCCCGGCCAGACGGCCGCGGTGCCGCTGCCCTTCGAGGTGCCGCGCGACGGCGGCGAGGCCTGGCTGACCCTGCGGGTGACCGTGGCCGAGGAGCAGCCGTGGGCGCCGCGCGGCACCGAGGTGTGCGTACCGCAGGTGCGGCTGCGCGGGCCCGCCGTGGTGGCCGACGTGCCGGCGGAGGGGCACGTCGAGGTCGACGGCGAGGGCCTGCTCGTGCACCCGCTGCTGACGGCGGCACCGACGCTGTCGCTGTGGCGGGCGCCCACCGACAACGACGAGCTGGGCGGCATGGCGCGGCGCTGGCGGACCTGGGGACTCGACTCGCTGGTCCGCAAGGTCGTGTCGGTACGGCAGGAGCACGGCCGGGTGACCGTGGACGCCGAGTACGCCGGCACGGTCGGGGTCGTACGGCACCGGCAGGTGTGCACGCCTGTCGAGGGCGGCATCCGCATCGACGAGGAGGCCGAGCTGCCGCAGGAGTTCGACGACGTGGCCCGGGTCGGCACGGTCTTCGAGACGGCGGGGGGCCTGGACCTGCTGGAGTGGTTCGGGCAGGGGCCCTGGGAGTCGTATCCCGACCGCTGCGCGGGCGCGCCCGTCGGCCACCACTCCCTCCCCGTCGACGCCTTGTTCACCCCCTATCTGCGTCCGCAGGAGAGCGGCGGCCGGCACGGTGTACGGCGGTTCACGCTGTCGGCGCCGGACGCGACCGGTCTCGCGGTCGAGCTGGACGAGCCACGGCAGGTCTCGGTCACCCGGCATCGCGCCGAGGACCTGACGGCCGCGGCGCACCACGACGAACTGGTGCCGCGTTCCGGGTGCGTGGTGCACATCGACGCGGCGCACCGAGGGCTGGGCACGGCGTCGTGCGGCCCGGACACCTTCCCCGAGTACCGCATCCAGGCGGGCGTCCATCGCTGGAGCTGGACCCTGCGCGTTCTGTGA
- a CDS encoding carbohydrate ABC transporter permease, whose translation MASLQDTKRPGGIKGTRGRGIALHAVLVVGLLLSAFPFYWAVIMSTHTSTEIFSYPPKLLPGSHFLRNVRSLFDNVDFFGSMLNSLLVASAVTFLVLFFDSLAAFVFAKFDFPGRRPLFALLMLIFMVPTQLAIIPQFVMMAKIGWIGSMTALIVPAAANAFGIFWMRQYMRSAIHDELLDASRIDGANFLRQYWHVALPVVRPGLAFLGIFTFMGQWNDYAWPLVALTNPDNVTLQVALSQLNGVHGTTDYGMVMTGALLALVPLLIVFAIGAKQIIGDLGKGAIR comes from the coding sequence ATGGCATCCCTCCAGGACACCAAGCGGCCCGGGGGCATCAAGGGAACCCGCGGCCGGGGCATCGCGCTGCACGCCGTGCTCGTCGTCGGGCTGCTGCTGTCGGCCTTCCCGTTCTACTGGGCCGTGATCATGTCGACGCACACGTCGACCGAGATCTTCTCCTACCCGCCCAAGCTGCTGCCGGGCTCGCACTTCCTGCGGAACGTCCGCAGCCTCTTCGACAACGTCGACTTCTTCGGCTCGATGCTCAACTCGCTGCTGGTGGCGTCGGCGGTGACCTTCCTGGTCCTGTTCTTCGACTCGCTGGCCGCGTTCGTCTTCGCGAAGTTCGACTTCCCGGGCCGCAGGCCGCTGTTCGCCCTGCTGATGCTGATCTTCATGGTGCCGACGCAGCTGGCGATCATCCCGCAGTTCGTGATGATGGCGAAGATCGGCTGGATCGGCTCCATGACGGCGCTGATCGTGCCGGCGGCGGCGAACGCCTTCGGCATCTTCTGGATGCGCCAGTACATGAGGAGCGCGATCCACGACGAACTGCTGGACGCCTCCCGGATCGACGGCGCGAACTTCCTGCGCCAGTACTGGCACGTGGCACTGCCGGTCGTCCGGCCGGGCCTGGCCTTCCTCGGCATCTTCACCTTCATGGGCCAGTGGAACGACTACGCCTGGCCCCTGGTCGCCCTCACCAACCCCGACAACGTCACCCTCCAGGTGGCGCTGTCCCAGCTCAACGGCGTCCACGGCACCACCGACTACGGCATGGTCATGACCGGTGCCCTGCTCGCCCTCGTCCCGCTGCTGATCGTCTTCGCGATCGGCGCCAAGCAGATCATCGGCGACCTCGGCAAGGGGGCCATCCGTTGA
- a CDS encoding carbohydrate ABC transporter permease, which produces MATALEKPQPPVVAERTAAARPRTGFRTYWHLYAAISPFYLLFLAFGLVPVGFSLYLSFHRWDGLGPMEWAGLSQYRYLLSDSDFWSSIGNTIVIWTLATFPMIFLAMVTAVMLNSAVRFKNVYRFAYFLPNVTSVVAVAIVFGSVFSTNFGLVNALLQAVGLDQVAWLNTPWGIKVAIATLMTWQWTGYNAIIFLAGLQTVPSELYEAARVDGAGPVQTFFRITLPMLRPTLLFVLVVSTVTGLQSFTEAQVLLQNTSNDSTFSGGPGHAGRTMVLYFFQQTFDNNDFGYGAAVAWGIFLVVVIFSIINWRLVRRRGEDQEA; this is translated from the coding sequence ATGGCCACCGCGCTGGAGAAGCCCCAGCCCCCCGTCGTCGCGGAACGGACAGCGGCCGCCCGACCCCGCACGGGGTTCCGCACGTACTGGCACCTCTACGCCGCGATCTCCCCGTTCTATCTGCTCTTCCTCGCCTTCGGCCTGGTCCCCGTCGGCTTCTCGCTCTACCTGTCGTTCCACCGCTGGGACGGCCTCGGCCCGATGGAGTGGGCGGGTCTGTCGCAGTACCGGTACCTGCTGAGCGACAGCGACTTCTGGAGTTCGATCGGGAACACGATCGTCATCTGGACGCTCGCGACCTTCCCCATGATCTTCCTGGCGATGGTCACGGCCGTGATGCTCAACTCGGCGGTCCGCTTCAAGAACGTCTACCGCTTCGCGTACTTCCTGCCGAACGTGACCTCGGTCGTCGCCGTCGCGATCGTCTTCGGCTCGGTCTTCTCCACCAACTTCGGCCTGGTGAACGCCCTGTTGCAGGCCGTGGGGCTGGACCAGGTGGCGTGGCTGAACACCCCGTGGGGCATCAAGGTCGCCATCGCGACGCTGATGACCTGGCAGTGGACCGGCTACAACGCGATCATCTTCCTCGCCGGCCTGCAGACCGTTCCGAGCGAGTTGTACGAGGCGGCGCGGGTGGACGGTGCGGGTCCCGTGCAGACGTTCTTCCGGATCACGCTGCCCATGCTGCGGCCGACCCTGCTCTTCGTGCTCGTGGTCTCGACGGTCACCGGTCTGCAGAGCTTCACCGAGGCGCAGGTGCTGCTGCAGAACACCTCCAACGACTCGACGTTCTCCGGCGGCCCGGGTCACGCGGGCCGGACGATGGTCCTCTACTTCTTCCAGCAGACCTTCGACAACAACGACTTCGGTTACGGCGCCGCCGTGGCGTGGGGGATCTTCCTCGTCGTCGTCATCTTCTCGATCATCAACTGGCGCCTGGTGCGGCGCCGGGGCGAAGACCAGGAGGCCTGA
- a CDS encoding IclR family transcriptional regulator, whose translation MSDRSAADRLLAVLGAFDHEHPALSLTDISRRAGLSLTTAHRLAGALTAWGALERDAAGVYHVGLRLWEVAALAPRGLGLRQLALPYLEDLYEATHENVQLAVRDGTEVVYIEWLSGRSAVGVHIRVGARWPLHATGVGLVLLAHAGPDLQEEYCAGPLAAFTPYTITDPGRLRRTLAEVRRSGVAVSERQVTEDALSVAAPVRGPGGDVVAAVSVVVPRAGAQVPALAPAVRLAARGISRALGWRPQ comes from the coding sequence GTGAGCGATCGGTCCGCGGCCGACCGGTTGCTGGCCGTGCTCGGCGCGTTCGACCATGAGCACCCCGCCCTCTCCCTGACGGACATCAGCCGCCGGGCCGGGCTCAGTCTGACCACGGCGCACCGGCTGGCGGGCGCCCTGACCGCATGGGGCGCGCTGGAGCGGGACGCGGCCGGGGTGTACCACGTGGGTCTGCGGCTGTGGGAGGTGGCCGCGCTCGCGCCGCGCGGCCTGGGCCTGAGGCAGCTGGCGCTGCCGTACCTGGAGGACCTGTACGAGGCGACGCACGAGAACGTGCAGCTGGCGGTGCGGGACGGCACGGAGGTCGTCTACATCGAGTGGCTGTCGGGCCGTTCGGCGGTGGGCGTGCACATCCGGGTCGGCGCGCGCTGGCCGCTGCACGCCACCGGCGTCGGGCTCGTCCTCCTCGCCCACGCGGGCCCGGACCTGCAGGAGGAGTACTGCGCCGGGCCGCTGGCCGCCTTCACCCCGTACACGATCACCGATCCGGGGCGGCTGCGCCGTACCCTCGCCGAGGTGCGCCGCTCCGGCGTGGCGGTGAGTGAGCGTCAGGTGACGGAGGACGCGCTGTCGGTGGCGGCACCGGTGCGCGGGCCGGGCGGGGACGTGGTGGCGGCGGTGTCGGTGGTGGTGCCCCGGGCGGGTGCCCAGGTCCCGGCGCTGGCCCCCGCGGTACGGCTGGCGGCCCGGGGGATCTCCCGGGCGCTGGGCTGGCGGCCGCAGTAG